The Mobula birostris isolate sMobBir1 chromosome 14, sMobBir1.hap1, whole genome shotgun sequence genome includes a region encoding these proteins:
- the bnc1 gene encoding zinc finger protein basonuclin-2 isoform X4, whose translation MHALDKLRVNHLYQQSQVEIVQSNVVFDISSLMLYGTQAIPIRLKILLDRLFSVLKQEEVLQILHSLGWTLQDYIRGYILQDASGKVLDRWNMMTYDEEMVSLHQFLRFGETKSIVELMAIQEKEGNAIVVPSAKSNSDIRAFIESSNQTRNPSLSTHSEKVNPSSIHHFEKIVNNLAFMLPFQFFNPIPMPLLGTSPNSFLLDQLQEKPRETKQEIPLPISKSFLTSPGADSYHSAEENSQNSQDKINLDIKNDSTNDSSVVTSPSLSVTPNPELEQAQQPSHTTRVKSMEKSGSLTTKGRVYCSACEKTFYDKGTLKIHYNAVHLKIKHKCTVEGCNMVFSSLRSRNRHSSNPNPRLHMPTMKNNRDKDLRNCSLSTVIQVNDKRLDTSNCSGTDTHSLAGFDNPLAESNAQSNAQISIANPGHGAAFQNLKTVQPVFPFYRSLVTPAELTIPQAVLPSLPNAAPSFQEHFTAREPIADPVPKKKSRKSSMPVKIEKETMEELEDSESGVSNCDMAAQFRSDKFKNMKYELENTESGASYLSDMEEQDPKVRQQDVMTTDARANSNGKSGSDPHHLENGDAHMKAKTVIISSFGDEQREGETDNGKNLLPKSEGWLQADVLMNSYKEVQHSLINGDFGRALIQQRARSLCFDSPAVNGCTCPQPDADKGDNQGTSNPNYCFVCKKVFKSSYSVKLHYKNVHLKEMHMCTVGGCNAAFPSRRSRDRHSANINLHHKLLTKGSHESQKDFFNSTALSKELCEDLLVRTQMEQSPVILRGKNRNEHFGFSILTTQEPPSEAQGGDSFYNETVLDLSTTSSVKSGSSIHSWDSDGGSEEGVPVNSDEGFEQADMMMKDKFYQLSAVVEEPIDCLLQSSSANSPIMCNICQKMYSNKGTFRAHYKTVHLRQLHKCKVLGCNTMFSSVRSRNRHSQNPNLHKDMFYSSNESH comes from the exons GATGCCTCAGGAAAAGTACTTGATCGGTGGAATATGATGACATACGATGAAGAAATGGTGTCTCTGCATCAATTCCTTCGTTTTGGAGAAACCAAGTCCATCGTTGAACTTATGGCGATTCAAGAAAAGGAAGGAAATGCCATTGTTGTTCCATCCGCCAAGAGTAACTCTGATATCAGAGCATTTATAGAAAGTAGCAATCAAACTCGAAATCCCAGTCTGTCCACACATTCGGAAAAAGTAAATCCAAGCAGTATTCATCACTTTGAGAAAATCGTGAACaacctggcttttatgctgccctTCCAATTTTTTAATCCTATTCCAATGCCTCTATTAGGGACATCTCCCAATAGTTTCCTCCTTGATCAACTTCAAGAGAAACCAAGGGAAACCAAGCAAGAAATTCCACTTCCCATCAGCAAGAGTTTTCTTACAAGCCCTGGTGCTGACTCATATCATAGTGCTGAAGAAAATAGTCAGAATTCCCAAGATAAAATTAACCTAGACATAAAGAATGACTCCACCAATGACTCTAGCGTTGTGACATCCCCGTCACTAAGTGTAACGCCCAACCCAGAGCTTGAACAAGCACAACAGCCCTCTCATACCACCAGAGTCAAGTCCATGGAAAAGTCAGGCAGTCTAACTACCAAGGGGCGAGTTTACTGCAGTGCGTGTGAGAAGACCTTTTATGACAAAGGCACGTTGAAGATTCATTACAACGCTGTTCACCTGAAAATTAAACATAAATGCACTGTTGAGGGTTGTAATATGGTTTTCAGTTCTCTGCGAAGTCGCAATCGCCACAGTTCAAACCCCAATCCCAGGCTTCATATGCCAACCATGAAAAACAATCGAGACAAGGATCTGAGAAATTGCTCTTTGTCCACAGTTATCCAAGTCAATGATAAAAGGCTGGATACCAGCAACTGCTCTGGCACTGATACCCATTCTCTCGCAGGATTTGATAACCCCCTTGCAGAGTCAAATGCTCAGAGTAATGCTCAGATTAGCATTGCGAACCCTGGGCATGGTGCAGCCTTTCAGAACCTGAAGACAGTGCAGCCAGTTTTCCCCTTCTATCGCAGTCTGGTTACACCAGCCGAACTCACTATTCCGCAAGCAGTGCTCCCATCTTTACCAAATGCAGCTCCTTCATTCCAAGAGCATTTTACGGCAAGAGAGCCAATAGCAGATCCTGTGCCAAAAAAGAAGTCCCGAAAATCCAGCATGCCGGTAAAAATTGAGAAGGAAACGATGGAGGAACTGGAAGATTCTGAGAGTGGAGTTTCTAACTGTGATATGGCTGCACAATTTAGAAGTGATAAGttcaagaacatgaaatatgaGTTGGAAAATACAGAAAGTGGTGCTAGTTACTTGTCTGACATGGAGGAACAGGACCCCAAAGTGCGGCAGCAAGACGTGATGACCACGGATGCCCGAGCAAATTCCAATGGAAAATCAGGCAGTGATCCTCACCACTTGGAGAACGGTGATGCTCATATGAAAGCAAAAACTGTAATAATTTCTTCCTTTGGGGACGAGCAAAGGGAGGGTGAAACGGACAATGGCAAGAATTTGTTACCCAAATCAGAAGGTTGGTTGCAGGCAGACGTGCTGATGAACAGTTATAAAGAAGTGCAACACAGTCTGATCAATGGAGACTTCGGCAGGGCTTTAATACAGCAGAGGGCCAGATCACTGTGCTTTGACAGCCCAGCGGTGAATGGCTGCACGTGTCCACAACCAGATGCCGATAAGGGGGATAATCAGGGTACTTCTAATCCTAACTATTGCTTTGTCTGCAAGAAGGTGTTTAAAAGTTCTTACAGTGTTAAATTGCATTACAAAAATGTGCATCTAAAGGAGATGCACATGTGCACAGTTGGAGGTTGTAACGCAGCTTTCCCTTCAAGGCGCAGTAGGGACAG ACATAGTGCGAACATCAATCTTCATCACAAACTTCTGACTAAAGGATCACATGAATCCCAGAAAGACTTCTTCAACAGTACTGCTTTGTCAAAGGAACTTTGTGAAGATCTTCTGGTGAGAACCCAAATGGAACAGAGTCCAGTGATACTGAGAGGGAAGAACAGAAATGAACATTTTGGGTTTtctatcctcaccacccaggagcCACCCAGTGAGGCCCAAGGAGGGGACAGTTTTTACAATGAAACTGTGTTGGATCTGAGCACCACATCTAGTGTCAAGTCTGGAAGTAGCATCCATTCATGGGATtcagacggtgggagtgaagaaGGCGTTCCTGTAAATAGTGATGAGGGTTTTGAGCAGGCTGATATGATGATGAAAGATAAGTTCTACCAACTTTCTGCTGTGGTTGAGGAGCCAATTGACTGTTTGTTACAATCCTCTTCTGCTAACTCACCCATCATGTGCAACATTTGCCAGAAGATGTATAGTAACAAAGGGACTTTCAGGGCTCATTACAAAACTGTGCACCTTCGTCAGTTGCACAAGTGTAAGGTGCTTGGTTGCAACACCATGTTCTCTTCTGTTCGGAGTCGAAATCGACACAGTCAGAATCCTAATTTGCACAAAGACATGTTCTACAGTTCCAACGAGAGTCATTGA